Proteins from one Gibbsiella quercinecans genomic window:
- the cra gene encoding catabolite repressor/activator, with protein MKLDEIARLAGVSRTTASYVINGKAKQYRVSDKTVEKVMAVVREHNYHPNAVAAGLRAGRTRSIGLVIPDLENTSYTRIANYLERQARKRGYQLLIACSEDQPDNEMRCIEHLLQRQVDAIIVSTALPPEHPFYQRWVKDPLPIIALDRALDREHFISVVGADQVDAFALAQELRTFPAQSVLYLGALPELSVSFLREQGFREAWQDDERHVDYLYANSYERAAAGTLFAEWLKTHPMPQALFTTSFSLLQGVMDVTLKQYGRLPTDLAIATFGDNELLDFLECPVLAVAQRHREVAERVLELVLASLDEPHKPKPGLTSIRRNLFRRGSLSRK; from the coding sequence GTGAAACTGGATGAAATCGCGCGTCTCGCGGGCGTTTCGCGTACCACGGCCAGTTATGTTATCAACGGCAAGGCAAAGCAGTATCGTGTCAGCGATAAAACCGTCGAAAAGGTGATGGCCGTCGTCAGGGAGCATAACTATCACCCCAATGCCGTGGCCGCCGGGCTGCGCGCCGGGCGAACCCGCTCCATTGGGCTGGTGATCCCGGATCTGGAAAACACCAGCTATACGCGCATCGCCAATTATCTGGAGCGCCAGGCCCGCAAGCGTGGCTATCAGTTGCTGATCGCCTGCTCGGAAGATCAGCCCGATAACGAAATGCGCTGTATCGAACATCTGCTGCAGCGCCAGGTCGATGCGATCATCGTTTCAACGGCGTTGCCGCCGGAGCACCCCTTTTATCAACGCTGGGTTAAAGACCCGTTGCCGATCATTGCGCTGGACCGCGCGCTCGATCGCGAGCATTTCATCAGCGTGGTGGGGGCCGATCAGGTCGACGCCTTTGCGCTGGCGCAGGAGCTGCGCACTTTTCCTGCGCAATCGGTGCTGTATCTGGGGGCCTTGCCAGAGCTTTCCGTCAGCTTCCTGCGTGAGCAGGGGTTCCGTGAGGCGTGGCAGGATGATGAGCGGCACGTGGATTACCTGTATGCCAATAGCTATGAGCGTGCAGCGGCCGGCACGCTGTTTGCGGAGTGGCTGAAAACCCATCCGATGCCGCAGGCGTTGTTCACCACCTCCTTTTCGCTGCTGCAAGGAGTGATGGACGTGACGCTCAAGCAGTATGGCCGCTTGCCGACCGATTTAGCGATTGCCACCTTCGGCGATAATGAACTGCTGGATTTCCTCGAGTGCCCGGTGCTGGCGGTGGCGCAGCGCCACCGGGAAGTGGCCGAACGGGTGTTGGAATTGGTGTTGGCCAGCCTGGATGAGCCACATAAGCCGAAGCCGGGGCTGACCAGCATTCGCCGTAATTTATTCCGCCGCGGCAGCCTGAGCCGCAAATAA
- the murF gene encoding UDP-N-acetylmuramoyl-tripeptide--D-alanyl-D-alanine ligase codes for MIPVSFQTLASVLRAAPLGDAGQIVEVVTDTRKVTPGCLFVALKGERFDAHDFAADAVAAGAGALLVSKRLALDVPQLVVEDTRLALGQLAAWVRQQVPARVVALTGSSGKTSVKEMTAAILRECGEVLYTAGNFNNDIGVPLTLLRLQPEHDFAVIELGANHIGEIAYTTALVRPQSALVNNLAAAHLEGFGSLAGVAQAKGEIFAGLPAGGVGILNADSNDWPHWQAALAGKTVWRFSPQAAESVDFSASQVQVNGDGTQFTLHSPFGAVDVALPLPGRHNVANALAAAALATSVGAPLQAVRAGLAGLKAVPGRLFPVKLAEGKLILDDSYNANVGSMTAAVQVLAEMPGYRVLVVGDMAELGAEAEECHRQVGEAARQARIDKVISVGALSQVLSAASGNGEHLQDKAAVIARVAELLSEHAVITVLIKGSRSAAMEQVVRALQEKAPC; via the coding sequence ATGATTCCTGTTTCCTTCCAGACTCTGGCAAGCGTTTTGCGCGCGGCACCGCTGGGTGACGCCGGGCAGATTGTTGAGGTAGTGACGGATACCCGTAAGGTGACGCCGGGTTGCCTGTTCGTAGCCCTGAAGGGCGAGCGTTTCGACGCTCACGATTTTGCCGCCGACGCGGTTGCCGCTGGCGCCGGGGCGTTGCTGGTCAGTAAACGCCTGGCATTGGATGTTCCACAGTTGGTGGTTGAGGATACGCGCCTGGCGCTGGGGCAACTCGCTGCCTGGGTGCGCCAGCAGGTTCCGGCGCGCGTGGTGGCGTTGACCGGTTCATCGGGCAAAACCTCGGTGAAGGAAATGACCGCCGCAATCCTGCGTGAATGCGGCGAGGTGCTGTATACCGCAGGGAATTTCAATAATGACATTGGCGTTCCGCTGACGTTGTTACGTTTACAGCCTGAGCACGACTTTGCCGTGATTGAGCTGGGCGCCAATCATATCGGCGAGATTGCCTATACCACCGCCCTGGTGCGGCCGCAAAGCGCCCTGGTGAATAACCTGGCGGCGGCGCACCTGGAAGGTTTTGGTTCGCTGGCCGGCGTGGCGCAGGCGAAAGGCGAAATTTTTGCCGGTTTGCCGGCGGGCGGCGTCGGCATCCTCAATGCGGACAGCAACGACTGGCCGCACTGGCAGGCGGCGCTGGCGGGTAAAACGGTCTGGCGGTTCTCACCGCAGGCGGCGGAGAGCGTGGACTTCTCCGCCAGCCAGGTGCAGGTGAACGGCGACGGTACGCAGTTTACGCTGCATAGCCCGTTTGGCGCCGTGGATGTCGCCTTGCCGCTGCCGGGGCGCCATAACGTCGCCAATGCGTTGGCGGCGGCGGCGTTGGCCACCTCCGTCGGGGCGCCGCTGCAGGCGGTGCGTGCCGGGCTGGCTGGGCTGAAAGCGGTTCCGGGGCGTTTATTCCCGGTCAAACTGGCTGAAGGCAAGCTGATCCTGGACGACAGCTACAACGCCAACGTCGGCTCGATGACCGCAGCGGTGCAGGTATTGGCCGAGATGCCGGGTTATCGCGTGCTGGTGGTTGGCGATATGGCGGAGCTGGGCGCAGAAGCAGAAGAATGTCACCGCCAGGTGGGCGAAGCCGCCCGTCAGGCCCGGATCGATAAGGTTATCAGCGTGGGGGCGTTAAGCCAGGTGTTGAGCGCCGCCTCCGGTAACGGCGAGCATTTACAGGATAAGGCAGCAGTGATCGCGCGCGTGGCGGAATTACTGTCGGAACATGCGGTAATTACCGTGTTAATCAAAGGGTCACGTAGTGCCGCAATGGAGCAGGTAGTACGCGCGTTACAGGAGAAAGCACCATGTTAG
- the ilvI gene encoding acetolactate synthase 3 large subunit translates to MEMLSGAEMVVRSLIDQGVKHVFGYPGGAVLDIYDALHTVGGIDHILVRHEQGAVHMADGYARATGEVGVVLVTSGPGATNAITGIATAYTDSIPLVVLSGQVPSSLIGFDAFQECDMVGISRPVVKHSFLVKRTEDIPGVLKKAFYLASTGRPGPVVIDLPKDIVGPAVRMPYAYPQEVSMRSYNPTVQGHRGQIKRALQTVLAAKKPVMYVGGGAINAGCHAELLQLAEQLNLPVASSLMGLGAFPGTHRQSVGMLGMHGTYEANKTMHNADVIFAVGVRFDDRTTNNLAKYCPDATVLHIDIDPASISKTVNADIPIVGDARQVLSQMLELLAQGEQAQDGDALRDWWQAIELWRARNCLDYDKSGTTIKPQSVIEAVYRLTKGDAYVTSDVGQHQMFAALYYPFDKPRRWINSGGLGTMGFGLPAALGVKLALPEETVVCITGDGSIQMNIQELSTALQYNLPVVVVNLNNRYLGMVKQWQDMIYSGRHSQSYMDSLPDFVKLAEAYGHVGIAIRTPDELESKLAQALAEKNRLVFVDVNVDETEHVYPMQIRGGSMDEMWLSKTERT, encoded by the coding sequence ATGGAAATGTTGTCAGGAGCCGAGATGGTCGTTCGATCGTTGATCGATCAGGGCGTTAAGCACGTATTCGGCTATCCGGGCGGGGCAGTATTGGATATCTATGACGCCCTGCATACGGTCGGCGGGATCGACCATATTTTAGTCCGTCATGAGCAGGGCGCGGTGCATATGGCTGATGGCTATGCGCGCGCAACGGGCGAAGTGGGGGTCGTGCTGGTGACTTCCGGCCCGGGCGCCACCAATGCTATTACCGGTATCGCCACGGCCTATACCGACTCTATCCCGCTGGTGGTGCTTTCTGGCCAAGTGCCTAGCTCGCTGATTGGTTTCGATGCTTTTCAGGAGTGCGACATGGTGGGGATTTCCCGCCCGGTGGTGAAGCACAGCTTCCTGGTGAAGCGCACGGAAGATATTCCCGGCGTGTTGAAAAAGGCATTCTATCTGGCCTCCACGGGGCGGCCAGGCCCGGTGGTCATTGACCTGCCGAAAGATATCGTCGGCCCGGCGGTGAGAATGCCGTACGCCTATCCGCAGGAAGTGAGCATGCGTTCTTACAACCCGACGGTTCAGGGCCACCGTGGGCAGATCAAACGGGCGCTGCAAACCGTTCTGGCGGCGAAAAAACCGGTTATGTACGTGGGCGGCGGGGCGATCAATGCCGGCTGCCACGCGGAATTGCTGCAGTTGGCGGAACAGCTTAATCTGCCGGTGGCCAGTTCGCTGATGGGGCTGGGGGCATTTCCCGGCACGCACCGCCAGAGCGTTGGCATGCTCGGTATGCACGGCACCTACGAAGCGAATAAAACTATGCATAACGCGGATGTGATCTTCGCCGTTGGCGTGCGCTTTGACGATCGCACCACCAACAACCTGGCGAAGTACTGCCCGGATGCCACCGTGCTGCACATTGATATTGATCCCGCCTCGATTTCCAAAACCGTCAACGCGGATATCCCGATCGTCGGCGATGCCCGCCAGGTGTTGAGCCAAATGCTGGAACTGCTGGCGCAGGGAGAGCAGGCGCAGGACGGCGACGCGCTGCGTGACTGGTGGCAGGCGATTGAACTGTGGCGCGCGCGCAACTGCCTGGATTATGACAAAAGCGGCACCACCATTAAACCCCAATCGGTGATTGAAGCCGTTTATCGTCTGACCAAGGGTGATGCTTATGTGACTTCGGACGTGGGCCAGCACCAGATGTTCGCCGCGTTGTATTACCCGTTTGATAAACCTCGCCGTTGGATCAATTCCGGTGGCCTGGGCACCATGGGCTTTGGCCTGCCCGCGGCGCTGGGTGTGAAGTTGGCGCTGCCGGAAGAAACCGTGGTGTGTATCACCGGCGACGGCAGTATTCAGATGAATATCCAGGAGTTGTCGACCGCGCTGCAATACAACCTGCCGGTGGTGGTGGTGAATCTTAACAACCGTTATCTGGGCATGGTGAAACAGTGGCAGGACATGATTTATTCAGGCCGCCATTCGCAGTCGTACATGGATTCCCTGCCGGACTTCGTCAAGCTGGCGGAGGCCTACGGCCACGTGGGGATCGCCATCCGCACGCCGGATGAGCTGGAAAGCAAACTGGCGCAGGCGCTGGCTGAGAAGAATCGGCTGGTGTTTGTCGATGTGAACGTCGATGAAACCGAACATGTTTACCCGATGCAGATCCGCGGTGGGAGCATGGACGAAATGTGGTTAAGCAAAACGGAGAGGACCTGA
- the ftsL gene encoding cell division protein FtsL, which produces MIGNERHGLVGVIGGDLLRNAKIPLILLIAVLVSAILVVTTAHRTRLLTAQREQLVLERDALDIEWRNLILEENALGDHSRVERIATEKLQMRHVDPSQENIIVKP; this is translated from the coding sequence GTGATTGGCAATGAGCGTCATGGTTTGGTCGGGGTGATTGGCGGGGATCTGCTGCGTAATGCCAAGATCCCGTTGATTTTACTGATTGCCGTGCTGGTTTCCGCCATTTTGGTGGTGACAACGGCGCACCGCACCCGTTTGCTGACCGCACAGCGTGAGCAACTGGTGCTGGAACGTGACGCATTGGATATTGAGTGGCGCAACCTGATTCTGGAAGAAAACGCCCTGGGTGACCATAGCCGCGTAGAGCGCATTGCGACTGAGAAGCTGCAAATGCGCCATGTGGATCCATCGCAGGAAAATATCATCGTCAAACCATGA
- the murE gene encoding UDP-N-acetylmuramoyl-L-alanyl-D-glutamate--2,6-diaminopimelate ligase has protein sequence MADRNLRDLLAPWVPSAPERALREMTLDSRVAAAGDLFVAVAGHQTDGRSYIPQAIAQGVAAVIAEAEGQAQDGKIIEKHGVPVIYLSQLNARLSALAGRFYHQPAERLQLVGVTGTNGKTTTTQLLAQWAQLLGKTSAVMGTVGNGLLGQVAPSENTTGSAVDVQHTLNDLAERGATFAAMEVSSHGLVQKRVAALPFAAAVFTNLSRDHLDYHGDMASYEAAKWALFSDHEVGQSIINADDDVGRRWLDKLQDAIAVSMASNIPADWHGRWLTAGTVDYHDNGATINFSSSWGNGVIESRLMGAFNVSNVLLALATLLSLGYPLQALVETGSQLQPVCGRMEVFAAAGKPTVVVDYAHTPDALEKALAAARLHCQGQLWCVFGCGGDRDKGKRPLMGGIAEQFADRVVITDDNPRTEEPQSIIADILTGLLDAGRAQVIHGRAQAVSNTIMQAKAQDVVLVAGKGHEDYQIVGHRRLDYSDRTTVARLLGGLA, from the coding sequence GTGGCAGATCGTAATTTGCGCGACTTGCTCGCTCCGTGGGTGCCATCTGCACCCGAGCGCGCGCTACGGGAAATGACATTAGACAGCCGCGTTGCGGCTGCCGGGGATCTGTTTGTTGCCGTTGCCGGCCATCAGACCGACGGGCGCAGTTATATCCCACAAGCCATCGCCCAAGGGGTTGCCGCCGTTATCGCCGAGGCAGAAGGCCAGGCGCAAGACGGTAAAATCATTGAAAAACATGGCGTACCGGTGATTTACCTGAGCCAGCTCAACGCGCGGTTGTCTGCGCTGGCTGGCCGTTTTTATCACCAGCCTGCAGAGCGCCTGCAACTGGTTGGCGTTACCGGCACCAATGGCAAGACCACCACTACCCAACTGCTGGCGCAGTGGGCCCAACTGTTGGGGAAAACCAGCGCCGTCATGGGCACCGTGGGCAACGGTCTGCTGGGGCAGGTGGCGCCTTCTGAAAATACCACCGGTTCTGCGGTCGATGTTCAACACACGTTAAACGATCTGGCAGAGCGCGGCGCTACCTTCGCCGCGATGGAAGTCTCTTCGCATGGGCTGGTGCAAAAACGCGTGGCGGCGCTGCCATTTGCCGCCGCGGTATTCACCAACCTGAGCCGCGATCATCTGGATTACCACGGTGATATGGCCAGCTACGAAGCGGCCAAATGGGCGTTGTTCTCTGACCATGAGGTCGGCCAGTCGATTATCAACGCTGATGATGACGTTGGCCGGCGTTGGCTGGATAAGCTGCAGGATGCCATCGCGGTGAGCATGGCGAGCAATATCCCAGCGGATTGGCACGGCCGCTGGCTAACGGCCGGCACGGTGGATTACCACGATAACGGCGCCACCATTAACTTCAGTTCCAGTTGGGGCAATGGAGTGATCGAAAGCCGTTTGATGGGCGCATTTAACGTCAGCAATGTGTTGTTGGCGTTGGCTACGCTGCTGTCACTGGGCTATCCGCTGCAGGCGCTGGTGGAAACCGGCAGCCAACTGCAGCCGGTGTGCGGCCGTATGGAAGTGTTTGCGGCGGCAGGCAAACCCACGGTCGTCGTTGACTACGCCCATACGCCGGATGCGCTGGAGAAAGCGCTGGCGGCTGCCCGGCTGCATTGCCAGGGGCAATTGTGGTGCGTATTCGGCTGCGGCGGCGATCGCGATAAGGGCAAACGTCCGCTGATGGGCGGTATTGCCGAGCAGTTTGCCGATCGCGTGGTGATCACGGATGACAATCCACGCACCGAAGAGCCGCAAAGTATTATCGCAGATATTCTTACCGGCCTGTTAGATGCCGGCCGGGCGCAGGTGATTCATGGCCGTGCACAGGCGGTGTCCAATACCATCATGCAGGCAAAGGCACAGGATGTGGTGCTGGTGGCCGGTAAAGGCCATGAGGATTATCAGATCGTGGGCCATCGCCGCCTGGACTACTCCGATCGCACCACGGTCGCGCGTTTGCTGGGGGGGCTGGCATGA
- the ilvN gene encoding acetolactate synthase small subunit has translation MRRILSVLLENESGALSRVIGLFSQRGYNIESLTVAPTDDPTLSRMTIQTVGDEKVLEQIEKQLHKLVDVLRVNELVQGAHVEREIMLVKLQASGYGREEVKRCTDIFRGQIVDVTAALYTVQLAGTSDKLDAFLNAVREVAEIVEVARSGIVGVARGDKIMR, from the coding sequence ATGCGCCGTATCTTATCGGTATTATTGGAAAACGAATCCGGCGCTCTGTCGCGGGTGATCGGGCTGTTTTCCCAGCGGGGCTATAACATCGAGAGCCTGACCGTGGCGCCGACTGACGATCCAACCCTGTCGCGCATGACCATTCAGACCGTCGGCGACGAAAAAGTGCTGGAGCAGATCGAAAAGCAACTGCATAAGCTGGTGGATGTGTTGCGCGTCAATGAGTTGGTGCAGGGCGCGCACGTTGAGCGTGAGATTATGCTGGTCAAGCTGCAGGCCAGCGGCTACGGGCGTGAGGAAGTGAAACGCTGTACGGATATTTTCCGCGGCCAAATCGTCGATGTCACCGCAGCCTTGTACACCGTGCAACTGGCGGGCACCAGCGACAAGCTGGATGCTTTTCTCAATGCGGTGCGCGAAGTGGCCGAGATCGTCGAAGTGGCACGCTCCGGCATTGTCGGCGTGGCGCGGGGCGATAAAATCATGCGCTAG
- a CDS encoding peptidoglycan glycosyltransferase FtsI: MKAARPGKLKRQEDQASFVSWRFALLCGCILLALVGLMLRVAYLQVINPDRLVKEGDMRSLRVQEVPTSRGMISDRAGRPLAVSVPVNAVWADPKELNERGGITLDSRWKALSDALQIPLDQLSRRINANPKGRFVYLARQVNPAIGDYIHKLKLPGIYLRQESRRYYPAGQVTAHIIGVTNIDGSGIEGIEKSFDRWLTGQPGERTVRKDRYGRVIEDISSVDSQAAHNLMLSVDERLQALVYRELNNAVAFNKAESGTAVLVDVNTGEVLAMANSPSYNPNNLSDTPKDTMRNRAITDIFEPGSTVKPMVVMTALQHGVVKENSVLNTVPYRVNGHEIKDVARYSELSVTGILQKSSNVGVSKLALAMPSSALVDTYSRFGLGKATNLGLVGESSGLYPKKQRWSDIERATFSFGYGLMVTPLQLARVYATIGSMGVYRPLSITKVDPPVAGERIFPEPLVRTVVHMMESVALPGGGGVKAAIKGYRIAIKTGTAKKVGPDGKYVNKYIAYTAGVAPASRPRFALVVVINDPQAGKYYGGAVSAPVFGAIMGGVLRTMNVEPDALPTGEKNEFVINQQEASGGRS; encoded by the coding sequence ATGAAAGCAGCACGCCCCGGTAAGTTGAAACGCCAGGAAGATCAGGCCAGCTTTGTCAGCTGGCGTTTTGCGTTGCTGTGCGGCTGTATTTTGCTGGCGCTGGTTGGGTTAATGCTGCGCGTGGCCTACCTGCAGGTGATTAACCCCGATCGGCTGGTGAAAGAAGGTGACATGCGCTCGCTGCGCGTGCAGGAAGTCCCGACCTCCCGCGGGATGATAAGCGATCGCGCCGGCAGGCCGTTGGCGGTGAGCGTGCCGGTGAATGCCGTGTGGGCCGATCCGAAAGAACTCAATGAACGGGGTGGCATTACGCTGGATTCGCGCTGGAAAGCGCTGTCAGATGCGTTGCAAATCCCGCTTGATCAGCTTTCCCGCCGGATCAACGCCAACCCGAAAGGGCGCTTTGTTTATCTGGCGCGCCAGGTGAACCCGGCGATCGGCGATTACATCCATAAACTGAAGCTGCCGGGTATCTATCTGCGCCAGGAGTCACGCCGTTACTACCCTGCGGGGCAAGTGACTGCTCACATCATCGGCGTGACCAACATCGACGGCTCCGGCATTGAAGGCATTGAAAAAAGCTTTGACCGTTGGCTGACCGGCCAGCCCGGTGAACGTACGGTCCGTAAAGATCGCTATGGCCGGGTGATCGAAGATATTTCCTCGGTAGATAGCCAGGCGGCGCATAACCTGATGTTGAGCGTGGATGAGCGCCTGCAGGCGTTGGTCTATCGCGAACTTAACAACGCCGTCGCCTTTAACAAAGCCGAGTCCGGCACGGCGGTGCTGGTGGATGTGAATACCGGTGAAGTGTTGGCGATGGCCAACAGCCCGTCCTATAACCCGAACAACCTGTCCGATACGCCGAAAGACACCATGCGTAACCGGGCGATAACCGATATTTTTGAACCCGGTTCAACCGTAAAACCGATGGTGGTGATGACGGCATTGCAGCACGGCGTCGTGAAGGAAAACAGCGTGCTGAACACCGTGCCTTACCGCGTTAACGGCCATGAAATCAAGGATGTGGCCCGCTATTCGGAACTCTCGGTGACCGGGATCTTGCAGAAGTCGAGTAACGTCGGTGTTTCAAAGCTGGCGTTAGCGATGCCGTCCTCAGCGTTAGTAGATACTTACTCACGCTTTGGGCTGGGAAAAGCGACCAATTTGGGGTTGGTCGGAGAAAGCAGTGGCTTATATCCTAAAAAACAACGGTGGTCTGACATAGAGAGGGCCACCTTCTCTTTCGGCTACGGGCTAATGGTAACGCCGTTACAGTTAGCGCGTGTCTATGCCACGATCGGCAGCATGGGGGTTTACCGCCCGCTGTCGATTACCAAAGTTGATCCGCCGGTTGCTGGTGAGCGCATATTCCCAGAGCCCTTGGTGCGTACCGTAGTGCATATGATGGAAAGCGTGGCTCTGCCGGGTGGCGGCGGTGTTAAGGCCGCCATCAAAGGCTATCGTATTGCCATCAAAACCGGTACGGCGAAAAAGGTCGGGCCGGATGGCAAATACGTCAACAAATATATCGCCTATACCGCCGGCGTGGCACCCGCCAGCCGGCCCCGCTTTGCCCTGGTGGTGGTGATTAACGATCCGCAGGCAGGGAAGTATTACGGTGGTGCGGTTTCCGCGCCGGTGTTTGGCGCCATCATGGGCGGGGTTCTGCGCACGATGAACGTTGAGCCGGATGCGTTGCCCACCGGTGAAAAGAACGAGTTTGTGATTAATCAACAAGAGGCTTCAGGTGGCAGATCGTAA
- the mraZ gene encoding division/cell wall cluster transcriptional repressor MraZ — protein MFRGATMVNLDSKGRLAVPTRYRDALNEESQGQMVCTIDLHQPCLLLYPLPEWEIIEQKLSRLSSMNPAERRVQRLLLGHASECQMDSAGRLLIANTLRQHAGLSKEVMLVGQFNKFELWDEQTWYQQVKDDIDAEQSSQEPLSERLQDLSL, from the coding sequence ATGTTCCGTGGAGCGACGATGGTCAACCTCGACAGCAAAGGGCGGCTTGCCGTACCTACCCGTTATCGGGATGCGTTGAACGAGGAATCGCAAGGCCAAATGGTCTGTACCATTGACCTCCATCAGCCCTGCCTGCTGCTTTATCCGCTACCCGAATGGGAAATCATTGAACAAAAATTATCCCGTCTGTCGAGTATGAATCCCGCCGAGCGCCGTGTGCAGCGCTTACTCTTGGGGCATGCCAGTGAGTGTCAGATGGACAGTGCCGGTCGGTTGTTGATTGCCAATACGCTGCGTCAACATGCCGGGCTTTCTAAAGAAGTGATGCTGGTCGGTCAGTTCAACAAGTTTGAACTGTGGGATGAACAGACCTGGTATCAACAAGTTAAGGATGATATTGACGCTGAACAGTCTTCTCAGGAACCGTTGTCTGAGCGGCTACAGGACTTGTCACTATAA
- a CDS encoding L-alanine exporter AlaE — MLPFASRWRSAAADTFALVVYCFIAGMAIEMLISGMSFRQSLASRLLSIPVNILIAWPYGRYRDLFVRAAHRSPHGQLLLRNLADLLAYVSFQSPVYAAILWSVGADGPQIIAAVASNAIISMVMGVIYGYFLEYCRRLFRVEGYV; from the coding sequence ATGCTGCCCTTTGCTTCACGCTGGCGTAGTGCCGCCGCAGATACTTTTGCACTCGTGGTGTATTGCTTCATTGCGGGGATGGCGATTGAAATGCTGATCTCTGGCATGAGTTTTCGTCAATCCCTTGCCTCACGGCTGCTTTCCATTCCGGTGAATATTTTGATCGCCTGGCCCTATGGGCGCTACCGCGATCTGTTTGTCCGCGCCGCGCATCGCAGCCCGCATGGGCAGTTACTGTTGCGCAACCTGGCCGATCTGCTGGCTTACGTCAGCTTTCAGTCACCGGTGTATGCCGCCATCCTGTGGAGCGTGGGCGCGGACGGCCCGCAAATCATAGCGGCGGTGGCCAGCAACGCGATCATCTCGATGGTCATGGGCGTAATCTACGGCTATTTTCTGGAATACTGCCGCCGGCTGTTCCGGGTAGAGGGCTACGTGTAA
- the rsmH gene encoding 16S rRNA (cytosine(1402)-N(4))-methyltransferase RsmH, with protein sequence MLENYKHTTVLLDEAVNGLNIRSNGIYIDGTFGRGGHSRLILSQLGPEGRLLAIDRDPQAIAAAESIDDSRFTIVHGPFSELAHYVRERGLEGKIDGVLLDLGVSSPQLDDPERGFSFMRDGPLDMRMDPSRGQSAAEWLMKAAAEDIAWVLKTFGEERFAKRIARAIVERNQLEPMTRTKELADLIANASPVREKHKHPATRSFQAIRIYINSELEEIERALAGALEILAPQGRLSVISFHSLEDRIVKRFMRHHSRGAQVPAGLPLTEAQLRELGGRTLKALGKMMPSEAEVAENPRARSSVLRIAERMPL encoded by the coding sequence ATGTTGGAAAACTATAAACACACAACCGTATTGCTGGATGAGGCGGTTAATGGCCTCAACATCCGCAGTAACGGCATATATATCGACGGTACTTTTGGTCGCGGCGGCCATTCTCGTCTGATTCTGTCCCAGTTGGGGCCGGAAGGGCGCTTACTGGCCATTGACCGCGATCCGCAGGCGATTGCAGCCGCTGAATCTATTGACGATTCCCGTTTTACTATCGTACACGGCCCGTTTTCCGAATTGGCGCACTATGTGCGCGAACGTGGCCTGGAAGGCAAGATTGACGGCGTTTTACTGGATCTGGGCGTTTCTTCACCCCAGCTTGACGACCCTGAGCGCGGTTTTTCCTTCATGCGCGATGGGCCGCTGGATATGCGTATGGATCCATCCCGCGGCCAGTCCGCTGCCGAGTGGCTGATGAAGGCCGCAGCAGAAGATATCGCCTGGGTGCTGAAAACCTTTGGCGAAGAGCGCTTTGCCAAGCGCATTGCGCGCGCGATTGTGGAGCGCAACCAACTGGAGCCGATGACGCGCACCAAGGAACTGGCGGATCTGATCGCCAATGCCAGCCCGGTGCGTGAAAAGCACAAACACCCGGCGACGCGCAGTTTCCAGGCGATTCGTATCTATATCAACAGCGAGCTGGAAGAAATCGAGCGTGCGCTGGCCGGTGCGTTGGAAATATTGGCACCGCAGGGGCGCCTGTCGGTGATCAGCTTCCACTCGCTGGAAGATCGCATTGTGAAGCGCTTTATGCGCCACCATAGCCGCGGTGCCCAGGTGCCGGCCGGGCTGCCGCTGACCGAAGCCCAACTGCGCGAACTGGGCGGCCGCACGCTGAAAGCTCTGGGCAAGATGATGCCGTCGGAAGCGGAAGTGGCGGAAAATCCACGGGCGCGCAGCTCGGTGCTGCGCATTGCAGAGAGGATGCCGCTGTGA